Proteins encoded by one window of Candidatus Methylomirabilota bacterium:
- a CDS encoding ABC transporter ATP-binding protein, with amino-acid sequence MEFALQLEGVSKSFGGLQALAGVTLAVRPGERRALIGPNGAGKTTLFNLISGSLPVTAGTITLFGRDVTDTPAHVRAAEGLARTFQITNLFPDLTVLENCLLAVQALTPTRFAMLRPVGAYIGLHARARATLESVGLDGVGDALVKNLSHGEQRQLEIALALAGRPRVLLLDEPTAGLSPAESRLMAGLLARLDPAITVLMIEHDMDIALELSPHVTVLHYGRVIADGPRAEVRRDPQVREIYLGA; translated from the coding sequence ATGGAGTTCGCGCTGCAGCTCGAGGGCGTGTCCAAGTCCTTCGGCGGGCTTCAGGCGCTCGCGGGCGTGACGCTTGCCGTGCGTCCGGGAGAGCGGCGCGCGCTCATCGGGCCGAACGGGGCGGGGAAGACCACGCTGTTCAACCTCATCTCGGGGTCCTTGCCCGTCACGGCCGGCACCATCACGCTCTTCGGGCGCGACGTGACGGACACTCCTGCCCACGTCCGCGCCGCCGAGGGTCTCGCCCGCACCTTTCAGATCACCAACCTCTTCCCTGACCTGACGGTGCTGGAGAACTGCCTGCTCGCCGTCCAGGCGCTGACGCCAACGCGCTTCGCCATGCTGCGCCCGGTCGGCGCCTATATCGGCCTCCACGCCCGCGCGCGCGCCACGCTCGAATCGGTCGGGCTCGACGGCGTCGGCGACGCCCTGGTGAAAAATCTCTCCCACGGCGAGCAGCGCCAGCTCGAAATCGCACTGGCCCTGGCCGGGCGGCCCCGCGTGCTCCTGCTCGACGAGCCCACGGCCGGGCTGTCGCCGGCGGAGTCCCGCCTCATGGCCGGTCTCCTGGCCCGCCTCGACCCCGCCATCACCGTCCTCATGATCGAGCACGACATGGACATCGCCCTCGAGCTCTCGCCCCACGTGACGGTGCTCCACTACGGGCGCGTCATCGCCGACGGCCCGCGCGCCGAGGTCCGGCGCGATCCACAAGTTAGGGAGATCTACCTCGGTGCCTGA
- a CDS encoding NAD(P)-dependent oxidoreductase — protein sequence MTAVGIVGLGLLGSAIASRFIKAGHVVVGFDILPARVTALTALGGKAAPSAAAVAQSAEAVCTLLPSLAAAETAVLGRDGILAGARPGLTVIQMSTISPALTERLAREVTGKGLGFLDCPVSGTTSMIERGDGSFFVGGERALYDRWRPVLEFALPRVVHVGRVGQAMTLKLVANLLVALHSAAAAEALTLARRAGLDLDLTLEVLNSSAAASAMLKVRGPMIVRNEFPAQMKLDLFMKDLHLMQEAAAAVGAPIPFTDLAERLYAAAQAAGHGSEDLAVVVTALEKQGAGGRKASRSAKPTRRRAKPAPKSSGRRRPRHR from the coding sequence ATGACCGCCGTCGGCATCGTCGGGCTCGGTCTCCTCGGCTCCGCCATCGCCTCGCGCTTCATCAAGGCGGGCCATGTCGTCGTCGGCTTCGACATCCTGCCCGCCCGCGTCACAGCCCTCACCGCCCTGGGCGGCAAGGCCGCGCCCTCGGCCGCCGCCGTCGCGCAATCGGCCGAGGCCGTCTGCACCCTCCTGCCCTCGCTCGCGGCAGCCGAGACGGCGGTGCTCGGGCGTGACGGCATCCTGGCTGGCGCGCGGCCGGGCCTCACCGTCATCCAGATGAGCACGATCTCCCCGGCGCTCACTGAGCGGCTGGCGCGCGAGGTCACGGGCAAGGGCCTGGGCTTCCTCGACTGCCCCGTCAGCGGCACCACCTCCATGATCGAGCGCGGCGACGGCAGCTTCTTCGTGGGAGGGGAGCGTGCCCTCTACGATCGCTGGCGGCCGGTGCTCGAATTCGCCCTGCCGCGCGTGGTTCACGTCGGCCGCGTCGGTCAGGCCATGACGCTGAAACTCGTGGCCAATCTCCTCGTGGCGCTCCACAGCGCGGCGGCCGCCGAGGCCCTGACCCTCGCGCGCAGGGCCGGCCTGGATCTCGATCTCACGCTCGAGGTGCTCAATTCGAGCGCCGCGGCGTCGGCCATGCTGAAGGTCCGTGGCCCCATGATCGTGCGCAACGAGTTCCCCGCCCAGATGAAGCTCGACCTCTTCATGAAAGACCTTCACCTGATGCAGGAGGCCGCGGCGGCCGTCGGCGCGCCAATCCCCTTCACCGACCTGGCCGAGCGCCTCTATGCCGCCGCCCAGGCGGCAGGCCACGGCAGCGAAGATCTCGCGGTGGTGGTGACGGCGCTCGAGAAGCAGGGAGCGGGAGGGCGGAAGGCTTCACGTTCCGCGAAGCCTACCCGCCGACGCGCGAAACCAGCTCCCAAGAGCAGCGGAAGACGGCGCCCTCGGCACAGATGA
- a CDS encoding ABC transporter ATP-binding protein, with protein MPEPHAALEVEDIHTYYGESHVLQGVSLRVAPGEVLAILGRNGMGKTTLIRSIIGFTPPRRGSVRFKDQDITRWPPYRMIEAGMALVPQGRRVFPSLTVRENLDVARSGGGRWTIERVHALFPRLAERGRNRANKLSGGEQQMLAIGRALMTNPDLLLLDEPTEGLAPLLVREVGRVIGELKREGLSILLVEQNLPLALSVADRTHILSRGQIVHSSRPDELLANEDVKSRYLGVA; from the coding sequence GTGCCTGAACCCCACGCGGCGCTCGAGGTCGAGGACATCCACACGTACTACGGCGAGAGCCACGTGCTCCAGGGCGTCTCGCTCCGCGTCGCCCCAGGCGAGGTGCTGGCCATCCTCGGCCGGAACGGGATGGGCAAGACGACCCTCATCCGCTCCATCATCGGCTTCACCCCTCCAAGGCGCGGCAGCGTCCGCTTCAAGGATCAGGACATCACGCGCTGGCCTCCGTATCGGATGATCGAAGCCGGGATGGCGCTCGTGCCGCAGGGCCGGCGCGTCTTCCCCTCGCTGACGGTGCGGGAGAACCTGGACGTCGCCAGGAGCGGCGGCGGCCGCTGGACCATCGAGCGCGTGCACGCGCTCTTCCCACGCCTGGCCGAGCGCGGCAGGAACCGCGCCAACAAGCTATCCGGCGGTGAGCAGCAGATGCTGGCGATCGGCCGGGCGCTCATGACCAACCCCGACCTGCTCCTGCTCGACGAGCCCACCGAGGGGTTGGCACCTCTCCTCGTGAGAGAAGTCGGCCGGGTCATCGGCGAGCTGAAGCGCGAAGGCCTGTCCATCCTGCTCGTGGAGCAGAACCTGCCGCTGGCGCTCTCCGTGGCGGATCGCACGCATATCCTGAGCCGCGGCCAGATCGTCCACTCGTCGCGGCCCGACGAGCTTCTCGCCAACGAGGACGTGAAATCGCGCTATCTTGGAGTGGCGTGA
- a CDS encoding SDR family NAD(P)-dependent oxidoreductase — MRLDGKVAIVTGAAKGIGAAIVETCVREGARVAGLDLDGGGVEALAEKLRGRGADMLALRADVTRSAEIGRALDAVLARWGRVDILINNAGGFAVIRATEDITEEEWDAIVASNLTSVFLCSKAVLPIMKRQRYGRIVNLASVVGRAGAVRVTSHYAAAKAGVIGFTRHLALEVGADGITVNAVAPGTTATERVLKARTPEETRRVAEAIPVRRLGEPGEIAEAVVFLASDSAAFINGATLDVNGGQVMA; from the coding sequence ATGCGGCTCGACGGGAAAGTTGCGATCGTCACGGGCGCGGCCAAGGGGATAGGCGCAGCCATCGTCGAGACCTGCGTGCGCGAGGGCGCGCGCGTCGCCGGGCTCGACCTCGACGGCGGCGGTGTGGAGGCGCTGGCGGAGAAGCTGCGAGGGCGCGGCGCCGACATGCTCGCGCTCCGTGCCGACGTGACGCGCTCGGCCGAGATCGGCCGGGCTCTCGATGCCGTCCTGGCGCGCTGGGGACGGGTGGACATCCTCATCAACAACGCGGGCGGCTTCGCGGTGATCCGCGCCACCGAGGACATCACTGAAGAGGAATGGGACGCAATCGTCGCCTCCAACCTGACGAGCGTGTTCCTCTGCTCCAAGGCGGTCCTGCCGATCATGAAGCGGCAGCGCTACGGCCGGATCGTGAACCTGGCCTCCGTGGTCGGCCGCGCCGGCGCGGTCCGCGTCACCTCCCACTACGCGGCGGCCAAGGCCGGCGTGATCGGGTTCACGCGTCACTTGGCCCTCGAGGTCGGCGCCGACGGCATCACCGTCAACGCGGTGGCGCCCGGCACCACCGCGACCGAGCGCGTGCTGAAGGCCCGGACGCCCGAGGAAACGCGGCGGGTGGCCGAGGCCATCCCCGTGAGACGTCTGGGCGAGCCCGGGGAGATCGCCGAGGCCGTGGTCTTTCTCGCGTCAGACTCGGCGGCGTTCATCAACGGCGCCACGCTCGACGTCAACGGCGGCCAGGTCATGGCGTAA
- a CDS encoding cyclase family protein: MGSFIDLSVTVDSSTMSPPSTNMRLEVTPHNRGPGFWQVSSVHQSLHTGAHIDSPLHVFKNGITTAEISLDQVMGEALVVDLSWVGANHAITIDDLKKAGAGDVKRGDIVLLRTGWTDKMYGTWPDYFTQSPYFPPESAQWLVDRGPKNIGFDFFEEYCARLADFTSEDFAMHRVILGAGVVIMEGLTNLGALPRRRVDFAAPFYKIAGTEGAPARFFATV, encoded by the coding sequence ATGGGAAGCTTTATCGATCTCTCCGTCACCGTGGACTCGAGCACCATGAGCCCGCCTTCGACCAACATGCGGCTCGAGGTCACGCCGCACAATCGGGGGCCCGGCTTCTGGCAGGTCTCGAGCGTCCACCAAAGCCTCCACACCGGGGCGCACATCGACTCGCCGCTCCACGTCTTCAAGAACGGCATCACGACCGCGGAGATCTCGCTGGACCAGGTGATGGGAGAGGCGCTGGTCGTGGACCTCTCCTGGGTCGGCGCCAATCACGCGATCACGATCGACGACCTCAAGAAGGCCGGCGCCGGCGACGTCAAGCGCGGTGATATCGTCCTGCTGCGAACCGGCTGGACCGACAAGATGTACGGGACGTGGCCCGACTACTTCACGCAGTCGCCGTACTTCCCACCGGAGTCTGCGCAGTGGCTGGTGGACCGGGGTCCAAAAAACATCGGCTTCGACTTCTTCGAGGAGTACTGCGCGCGGCTGGCTGACTTCACCTCCGAGGATTTCGCGATGCACCGGGTCATCCTCGGCGCGGGCGTGGTCATCATGGAAGGGCTGACCAACCTGGGCGCGCTGCCCCGCCGCCGCGTCGACTTCGCCGCGCCCTTCTACAAGATCGCGGGCACCGAGGGGGCGCCCGCGCGCTTCTTCGCCACCGTCTAG
- a CDS encoding LLM class flavin-dependent oxidoreductase, which produces MKFGTFYFFQATPGQRHADIIRGELDQIEWTEELGFDEIWLTEHHFIEYGLSVDPAALASAAASRTRRIRIGLAAAILPFHHPIRLAEQMALVDIISNGRLDVGVGRGNRPAEFRGYRVPQEESRERFDEAVEIMQRAWTEDRFSYDGRFFTVSEVSVIPKPVQRPHPPLYQVCVTKDGIENTALRGWPMLNSVLFGPVSQLVTNRDTYVETLKKSGRSPEEIAGLLSRWGVSRQIYVAETDAKALAEAKDAELWYQESFKKFVVPDRIEDAHPSLQPGFRAMAERLSKVTWEGLVAETLAFGSPDTVARHIEEMRQLGVGQVMCWMNFGGLSQDRVRRSMELFASEVMPRFR; this is translated from the coding sequence ATGAAATTCGGCACCTTCTACTTCTTCCAGGCCACGCCGGGACAGCGCCACGCCGACATCATCCGTGGCGAGCTCGACCAGATCGAGTGGACGGAAGAGCTGGGCTTCGACGAGATCTGGCTCACCGAGCACCACTTCATCGAGTACGGGCTCTCGGTCGACCCGGCGGCGCTCGCCTCCGCGGCCGCCTCGCGCACGCGACGGATCCGCATCGGCCTGGCCGCCGCCATCCTGCCCTTCCATCACCCGATCCGGCTCGCCGAGCAAATGGCGCTGGTGGACATCATCTCGAACGGCCGGCTCGATGTCGGCGTCGGCCGCGGCAACCGCCCCGCCGAGTTCCGCGGCTATCGCGTCCCGCAGGAGGAGAGCCGCGAGCGCTTCGACGAGGCCGTGGAGATCATGCAGCGCGCGTGGACCGAGGACCGCTTCAGTTACGACGGGCGCTTCTTCACGGTGTCCGAGGTGTCCGTCATCCCCAAGCCCGTGCAGCGGCCGCACCCGCCGCTCTACCAGGTGTGCGTGACGAAGGACGGCATCGAGAACACGGCGCTCCGCGGCTGGCCCATGCTCAACTCCGTCCTCTTCGGCCCCGTCAGCCAGCTCGTCACCAACCGCGATACCTACGTCGAGACTCTGAAGAAGTCGGGGCGCAGCCCGGAAGAGATCGCGGGCCTTCTCTCCCGCTGGGGCGTCTCGCGCCAGATCTACGTGGCGGAGACCGATGCGAAGGCGCTCGCCGAGGCCAAGGACGCCGAGCTCTGGTACCAGGAGTCCTTCAAGAAGTTCGTCGTCCCCGACCGCATCGAGGACGCGCACCCGTCGCTCCAGCCCGGCTTCCGTGCCATGGCGGAGCGCCTCTCCAAGGTCACGTGGGAAGGGCTCGTCGCCGAGACGCTCGCCTTCGGCTCGCCCGACACGGTCGCGCGGCACATCGAGGAGATGCGCCAGCTGGGCGTCGGGCAGGTGATGTGCTGGATGAACTTCGGCGGTCTCTCTCAGGACAGGGTGCGCCGCTCCATGGAGCTCTTCGCGAGCGAGGTCATGCCGCGCTTCCGCTAG
- a CDS encoding branched-chain amino acid ABC transporter permease has translation MIRRRAAFAVVVVGGLAALGPVMPAYPLTLLTQALIFGILAMSLDVLLGYTGLPSLGQAAYFGVAAYAVALLATERQVGLLGCAAAGIALAAVTAAVFGVIAIRARGTYFLMITLALGMVVWGLAFRWVSLTKGDNGVSGVPRPELGALSLSAPLPFFYFSLLTAAAAWALLGLLVVSPFGLGLKGIRGSESRMEALGYNVWLHKYVAFVLAGTFAGVAGVLWAYYNGFVGPTDVQLVTSVEALLMTALGGPGTLIGPAIGAGIIVFLKNFVSVYTKRWLLILGAVYIGVILFAPHGVVGALRGRRR, from the coding sequence GTGATTCGCCGGCGCGCGGCCTTTGCAGTGGTTGTCGTTGGTGGGCTGGCCGCCCTTGGGCCGGTGATGCCCGCGTATCCGCTGACCCTCCTTACCCAGGCGCTCATCTTCGGCATTCTCGCCATGAGCCTCGATGTGCTGCTGGGCTACACGGGGCTGCCGTCGCTCGGTCAGGCCGCGTATTTCGGCGTCGCCGCGTATGCCGTCGCGCTGCTTGCCACCGAACGCCAGGTCGGCCTCCTCGGCTGCGCCGCGGCCGGCATCGCCCTGGCGGCCGTCACCGCCGCCGTCTTCGGCGTCATCGCCATCCGCGCGAGGGGCACGTACTTTCTCATGATCACGCTCGCCTTGGGCATGGTCGTGTGGGGGCTCGCTTTCCGGTGGGTGTCGCTCACCAAGGGAGACAACGGCGTCTCGGGCGTGCCGCGGCCGGAGCTCGGCGCGCTGAGCCTCAGCGCGCCTCTGCCCTTCTTCTACTTCTCGCTCCTGACGGCGGCCGCGGCGTGGGCGCTGCTCGGGCTCCTCGTGGTGTCGCCCTTCGGGCTCGGGCTCAAGGGCATCCGCGGCAGCGAGTCGCGCATGGAGGCGCTCGGCTACAACGTGTGGCTTCACAAGTACGTCGCCTTCGTGCTCGCCGGCACCTTCGCGGGCGTGGCCGGCGTCCTCTGGGCCTACTACAACGGCTTCGTCGGCCCAACAGACGTCCAGCTCGTGACATCCGTCGAGGCGCTCCTGATGACGGCGCTCGGCGGCCCGGGCACCCTGATCGGCCCCGCGATCGGCGCCGGGATCATCGTGTTCCTCAAAAACTTCGTGAGCGTGTACACCAAGCGCTGGCTCCTCATCCTGGGAGCCGTCTACATCGGCGTCATCCTGTTCGCCCCGCACGGCGTCGTCGGCGCGCTCCGCGGCCGACGGCGCTGA
- a CDS encoding DinB family protein produces MTDTLLVEARRELARLPSVLEALLSGLDEAGARTRPATDEWSPVEIVCHLRDEETEDFGARLRVIVDGADEFAPIDPERWAKERRYHEANLPDVLEALRVRRQASLDLLASVTPEALEGSRTHKRLGRLSGRDILAAWVAHDRIHLAQLAGTLARIWALRWAPLRAEYAGSIPYSPDPQR; encoded by the coding sequence ATGACCGATACGCTCCTTGTGGAAGCCCGCCGCGAGCTGGCGCGGCTGCCCTCGGTACTGGAGGCCCTGCTGTCCGGTCTCGACGAGGCGGGCGCGCGTACGCGACCGGCGACGGACGAGTGGTCGCCGGTCGAGATCGTCTGCCACCTGCGCGATGAGGAGACCGAAGACTTCGGCGCCCGCCTGCGCGTCATCGTGGACGGCGCCGACGAATTCGCCCCGATCGATCCGGAGCGCTGGGCCAAAGAGCGGCGCTACCACGAGGCGAATTTGCCCGATGTGCTTGAGGCGCTCCGGGTGCGCCGCCAGGCCAGCCTCGACCTGCTCGCTTCCGTCACGCCGGAGGCGCTCGAGGGATCGCGGACTCACAAACGGCTCGGGCGCCTCTCGGGGCGCGACATCCTCGCGGCATGGGTGGCTCACGACCGCATCCATCTGGCACAGCTCGCCGGGACACTCGCGCGGATCTGGGCGCTTCGATGGGCACCCCTCCGGGCCGAATACGCGGGCTCCATTCCCTACTCGCCGGACCCGCAGCGGTGA
- a CDS encoding homogentisate 1,2-dioxygenase, with protein sequence MEKFEYFSGVPEVGIVPRAPHAGPLMRHVYEQEHGRGGFAGKVSHTYHLYPPTNWLPEESRLLDGATFAPHWESALRPVGGVHHALGVLKPEAPRDVYRGMGRLIANATAAMNVTAPAAPMDYFFEHHSATLVFFVHEGSGTLETTFGPIAYRKGDFLIIPKGITHRFECDPGPQYYWVYESFAGDPEKAEAVTTGQFLTHSRSDYKFPRSLDTRNEAGRFEIVSKTDGTYARRVHATHPFDAVGWRGTYLPYKFAVEDVRPLVADRSHVPPSGHTVFILPGCYICVFTVRSAEKEGLWVPFFHNNLDYCETLGYHTGKFFSRGGVFSEGMVSVHPVGLPHGPHPKALGALLDDKRPQLFGEVGIMADFANPAKISDFALGLSRPDYMASWSGYTTEPRFLYDPGRLAKVRSEAERLADARDTLRPGASEE encoded by the coding sequence ATGGAGAAATTCGAGTACTTCAGCGGAGTGCCCGAGGTCGGGATCGTGCCGCGCGCACCGCACGCGGGACCGCTCATGCGCCACGTGTACGAGCAGGAGCACGGCCGCGGCGGCTTCGCCGGCAAGGTCAGCCACACCTACCACCTCTACCCGCCCACGAACTGGCTGCCCGAGGAGAGCCGTCTGCTCGACGGCGCGACCTTCGCGCCGCACTGGGAGTCGGCGCTCCGTCCTGTCGGCGGCGTCCACCACGCGCTCGGAGTGCTCAAGCCCGAGGCGCCGCGTGATGTCTATCGCGGCATGGGGCGCCTGATCGCCAACGCGACGGCGGCGATGAACGTGACGGCGCCGGCGGCGCCTATGGACTACTTCTTCGAGCACCACTCGGCTACCCTCGTCTTCTTCGTCCACGAGGGCTCGGGCACGCTCGAGACCACGTTTGGTCCCATCGCCTACCGCAAGGGCGACTTCCTGATCATCCCCAAGGGCATCACGCACCGCTTCGAGTGCGACCCGGGCCCGCAGTACTACTGGGTCTACGAGAGCTTCGCGGGCGACCCGGAGAAGGCCGAGGCCGTGACGACGGGGCAGTTCCTCACCCACAGCCGGAGCGACTACAAATTCCCGCGCTCGCTCGACACGCGCAACGAAGCCGGGCGCTTCGAGATCGTCTCGAAGACCGACGGCACTTACGCGCGCCGCGTGCACGCGACGCATCCGTTCGACGCGGTCGGCTGGCGCGGCACGTACCTGCCGTACAAGTTCGCCGTGGAGGACGTGCGTCCCTTGGTCGCCGACCGCTCGCACGTGCCGCCCTCGGGGCACACGGTCTTCATCCTGCCCGGCTGCTACATCTGCGTCTTCACCGTGCGCTCGGCCGAGAAGGAAGGGCTCTGGGTGCCCTTCTTCCACAACAATCTCGACTACTGCGAGACTCTCGGGTACCACACCGGCAAGTTCTTCAGCCGCGGCGGTGTTTTTTCGGAGGGCATGGTTTCGGTGCACCCCGTCGGGCTGCCCCACGGGCCCCATCCCAAGGCCCTCGGGGCCCTTCTTGACGACAAGCGCCCGCAGCTCTTCGGAGAGGTCGGCATCATGGCGGACTTCGCCAACCCGGCGAAGATCTCCGACTTCGCGCTCGGGCTGTCACGGCCCGACTACATGGCGAGCTGGTCGGGCTACACGACGGAGCCGCGCTTTCTCTACGACCCGGGACGATTGGCGAAGGTGCGGAGCGAGGCCGAGCGCCTGGCGGACGCCCGCGACACGCTGAGGCCTGGAGCATCGGAGGAGTAG
- a CDS encoding alpha/beta fold hydrolase, translating into MKTNYRLEGPSGAPVVTLTHPLGVTLALWDDHVAALTKGYRVLRYDVRGHGGSEIPPGPYTLEQMADDLFDLLDSLGIAETHFVGVSMGGLIGMTAALTRPSRIRSLVLCDTTACYRPGVRPMWEDRMRVAENEGMTAALVDRTMAIWFTDAFRTKRPEVVERIADMLRKSDPRGYAASIRAIGFVDLSERVRAIRCPTLVVVGEQDPGTPPAMARVIHERIVGSELLVLPGAMHCAVVEDADRFLAALVDFLGARS; encoded by the coding sequence ATGAAGACCAACTACCGCCTCGAAGGCCCTTCCGGAGCGCCCGTCGTCACGCTGACCCATCCGCTCGGCGTCACGCTCGCCCTCTGGGACGACCACGTGGCGGCCCTCACGAAGGGCTATCGTGTCCTGCGCTACGACGTGCGCGGCCACGGCGGCTCCGAGATCCCGCCGGGCCCGTACACCCTCGAGCAGATGGCGGACGATCTCTTCGATCTGCTGGATTCCCTCGGCATCGCGGAGACGCACTTCGTTGGCGTCTCCATGGGCGGGCTCATCGGCATGACGGCGGCCCTCACGCGCCCGTCGAGGATCCGGAGCCTCGTGCTCTGCGACACGACGGCCTGCTACCGCCCCGGCGTGCGCCCGATGTGGGAGGACCGGATGCGCGTGGCCGAGAACGAAGGCATGACCGCGGCCCTCGTCGACCGCACCATGGCGATCTGGTTTACCGATGCGTTTCGCACCAAGCGTCCCGAGGTCGTGGAGCGCATCGCCGACATGCTGCGCAAGAGCGACCCGCGCGGCTACGCCGCCTCCATCCGCGCCATAGGCTTCGTGGACCTCAGCGAGCGCGTCCGCGCCATCCGCTGCCCGACGCTGGTCGTAGTCGGCGAGCAGGACCCCGGCACCCCGCCCGCCATGGCCCGCGTCATCCACGAGCGCATCGTGGGCTCGGAGCTGCTCGTCCTCCCAGGTGCCATGCACTGCGCCGTCGTCGAGGACGCCGACCGCTTCCTGGCCGCTTTGGTCGATTTCCTCGGAGCGCGGAGCTAG
- a CDS encoding branched-chain amino acid ABC transporter permease, with the protein MRPDFWVVQTFNGVSYGALLFLLASGLSLIFGVMRIVNMAHGSYFMLGGYLGLTVALRTRSFAMAVIVATVAIALVGMGMERFFLRRLRGQDLGQVLMTIGFALIFQDLALLIWGGDPYNLPVPAALSGALRMGGAVFPVYRIFIVGVAVAVGVGLWLLLDRTRVGAMIRAAVDDGEMAQGVGINVPRISLAVFGLGAGLAALGGVIGAGFLGVYPGADFEVLPYAFVVVIVGGLGSLPGAMAGSLLVGLLDNFGKALFPELAYFTLFAPMALILAIRPTGLFGRG; encoded by the coding sequence GTGCGGCCGGACTTCTGGGTCGTCCAGACGTTCAACGGCGTGTCGTACGGCGCGCTCCTCTTCCTCCTCGCGAGCGGGCTCTCGCTGATCTTCGGCGTCATGCGCATCGTCAACATGGCCCACGGCTCCTACTTCATGCTGGGCGGCTACCTGGGGTTGACGGTGGCGCTCCGCACCCGGAGCTTCGCGATGGCAGTGATCGTTGCGACCGTCGCGATCGCGCTGGTCGGGATGGGGATGGAGCGCTTCTTCCTGCGCAGGCTTCGCGGCCAGGACCTGGGACAGGTGCTCATGACGATCGGCTTCGCGCTGATCTTCCAGGACCTGGCGCTCCTGATCTGGGGCGGCGATCCCTACAACCTGCCGGTGCCCGCGGCCCTCTCGGGTGCGCTGCGCATGGGCGGCGCCGTCTTCCCCGTCTACCGCATCTTCATCGTGGGCGTCGCCGTCGCCGTCGGTGTCGGGCTCTGGCTCCTGCTGGACCGGACGCGGGTCGGCGCCATGATCCGCGCCGCGGTGGACGACGGCGAGATGGCGCAGGGCGTGGGGATCAACGTGCCGCGGATCTCCCTCGCCGTCTTCGGGCTCGGCGCGGGGCTGGCCGCGCTCGGCGGCGTCATCGGCGCCGGCTTCCTCGGCGTCTACCCGGGCGCCGACTTCGAGGTGCTCCCGTACGCCTTCGTCGTCGTGATCGTGGGCGGCCTCGGCAGCCTGCCGGGCGCCATGGCGGGCAGTCTCCTCGTCGGGCTCCTCGACAACTTCGGCAAGGCGCTCTTTCCCGAGCTGGCCTACTTCACGCTGTTCGCTCCGATGGCCCTGATCCTCGCCATCCGGCCCACCGGGCTCTTCGGCCGGGGCTGA
- a CDS encoding ABC transporter substrate-binding protein, which produces MFIRFAVFIALLALASAGTAPAPADAQSGPIKIGLLAPLSGAASALGKDMLSGSELYLDEINRQVAGRKIELIVEDTEGVTATALTKARKLVDQDHVALLTGGLLASTGYALHPFADAAKIPTTYPVMSSDDLTQRKPAKWVVRTGWNSSQSMQPFGEWVAKNLKYKKVATIGFDYAFGWETVGGFQRTFEESGGQIIQKIWTPLNTTDFSPFIAQIKGDADAVFAVFFGRGSLQFVKQYADSGLKAKIPLLGNGTVTDESVLPQMSDEALNVYTALHYSAALDTPANKKYAKAFEAKAGKVPSYYAETCYTNMRWIVEAIKAINGKVEDREAFLAALKKVELKDFPRGPVVIDKWGNPIQNVYIRKVERVGGQLQNSVIFTYPAVSQFWKYNPDEFLKMPLYTRDYPPCKYC; this is translated from the coding sequence ATGTTCATTCGCTTCGCCGTGTTCATCGCGCTGCTGGCGCTGGCGTCGGCCGGAACGGCCCCGGCGCCCGCCGACGCCCAGAGCGGTCCCATCAAGATCGGCCTGCTGGCGCCGCTCAGCGGCGCCGCCTCGGCCCTCGGCAAGGACATGCTGAGCGGCAGCGAGCTGTACCTGGACGAGATCAACCGGCAGGTCGCGGGCCGGAAGATCGAGCTGATCGTCGAGGACACCGAGGGCGTCACGGCCACGGCGCTGACCAAGGCGCGCAAGCTGGTGGACCAGGACCACGTGGCGCTCCTCACGGGCGGTCTCCTCGCCTCGACGGGGTACGCGCTCCATCCCTTCGCCGACGCGGCGAAGATCCCGACGACATACCCGGTCATGTCCTCCGACGACCTGACCCAGCGCAAGCCCGCCAAGTGGGTGGTGCGGACGGGATGGAACAGCAGCCAGTCGATGCAGCCCTTCGGCGAGTGGGTCGCCAAGAACCTCAAGTACAAGAAGGTCGCCACCATCGGCTTCGACTACGCCTTCGGGTGGGAGACGGTGGGCGGCTTCCAGCGCACCTTCGAGGAGTCGGGCGGCCAGATCATCCAGAAGATATGGACGCCGCTGAACACCACCGACTTCTCGCCCTTCATCGCCCAGATCAAGGGCGACGCCGATGCCGTCTTCGCCGTCTTCTTCGGCCGCGGGTCGCTCCAGTTCGTGAAGCAGTACGCCGACTCGGGGCTGAAGGCGAAGATCCCGCTCCTCGGAAACGGCACGGTCACGGACGAGTCGGTGCTGCCGCAGATGAGCGACGAGGCGCTGAACGTCTACACCGCGCTCCACTACTCGGCCGCGCTCGACACCCCCGCCAACAAGAAGTACGCGAAGGCCTTCGAGGCCAAGGCGGGCAAGGTGCCCTCCTACTACGCCGAGACCTGCTACACCAACATGCGCTGGATCGTGGAGGCCATCAAGGCGATCAACGGCAAGGTCGAGGATCGCGAGGCCTTCCTGGCCGCGCTCAAGAAGGTGGAGTTGAAGGACTTCCCGCGCGGCCCGGTCGTGATAGACAAATGGGGCAACCCGATCCAGAACGTCTACATCCGCAAGGTCGAGCGCGTGGGCGGCCAGCTCCAGAACTCCGTGATCTTCACGTACCCGGCGGTGAGCCAGTTCTGGAAGTACAACCCCGACGAGTTCCTGAAGATGCCGCTGTACACGCGCGACTACCCGCCATGCAAATACTGCTAG